One Niabella beijingensis DNA window includes the following coding sequences:
- the ppsA gene encoding phosphoenolpyruvate synthase, whose product MKYIKHFSEIGIADIAVVGGKNASIGELYSCLSTLNIKVPEGFATTADAFRLFIHENQLAYPLKQLLAKLTVPDYDNLAEVGKACRGLLLTANIPDAVQEELLSAYQAINTPVLESVAVRSSATAEDLPEASFAGLHESFLNIHGEQPLLQAVVKCFASLYTDRAIKYRIENGFPHDKVALSVGVQKMIRSDKSCSGVCFTLEPETGFSDVVHISGVWGLGENMVQGTVTPDEFLVFKPTLKMGKYAILQKALGSKEKWMRFSEDIGSTGIINTDTPEDMQNKFILNDEEIQQLARWAVVIEDHYKRPMDIEWARDGFTNGLFILQARPETVHGKKKEPAFSLFRLKGTYPCVTKGMAVGNKIVSGTARILNTPSEATRLQPGDILVTELTSPDWDPFLKKAGGIITDKGGRTSHASIIAREMGTPAVVGCGDATQKITDGMQITISCAEGKEGYVYRGRGEWTEEMVRPGNIQMPNRVAPMLIISDPDKAFLWSFYPNKGVGLLRMEFIINNVIRIHPMALVQYGTLRDVTAKKQIERLTTGYEDKRKYFIEKLAQAVATIAAAFYPKDVIVRMSDFKTNEYAHLLGGDAFEPKEENPMLGFRGASRYYHPLYREGFGLECAAMKKVRDEMGLTNVKLMIPFCRTTEEGKKVIAVMREEGLIQGENGLEVYMMAEIPSNILLAAEFAKIFDGFSIGSNDLTQLILGVDRDSGIIAPLFSERDPAAMKMIAEMIFQANKQGKKIGLCGQRPSDDPGFAEFLVEAGIDSISFNADALLSGIANMVQAELKIRPLH is encoded by the coding sequence ATGAAATATATTAAACATTTTTCCGAGATAGGGATAGCTGACATAGCCGTAGTAGGGGGTAAGAATGCTTCTATTGGTGAATTATACAGCTGCCTATCTACTCTGAATATTAAGGTTCCGGAAGGGTTTGCCACCACGGCTGATGCTTTCCGCCTTTTTATACACGAAAATCAGTTAGCATACCCGCTAAAACAGCTATTGGCAAAGCTGACTGTTCCCGATTACGATAATCTGGCGGAGGTAGGGAAGGCCTGCAGGGGATTGTTATTGACAGCTAATATCCCCGATGCAGTTCAGGAAGAGTTGCTAAGCGCATATCAAGCAATAAACACACCCGTTTTGGAGTCTGTTGCAGTAAGAAGCAGTGCTACTGCAGAAGATCTTCCCGAAGCCAGTTTTGCAGGATTGCACGAATCTTTTCTTAATATACACGGAGAACAGCCCCTTTTACAGGCAGTTGTAAAATGTTTTGCATCGCTTTACACGGACCGGGCGATCAAATACCGCATTGAAAATGGCTTCCCGCATGATAAGGTAGCATTATCTGTAGGCGTACAGAAGATGATTCGATCTGATAAATCCTGCTCCGGAGTTTGTTTTACGCTGGAACCGGAAACGGGCTTTTCGGATGTTGTGCATATTTCGGGTGTCTGGGGTCTTGGGGAAAATATGGTACAGGGAACAGTAACACCTGATGAATTTCTGGTATTTAAGCCAACGCTAAAAATGGGTAAATATGCCATTTTGCAAAAGGCTTTGGGAAGTAAAGAAAAATGGATGCGATTCAGTGAAGATATAGGTAGTACGGGGATTATAAATACTGATACTCCGGAAGACATGCAGAACAAGTTTATTCTGAACGATGAAGAGATACAGCAATTAGCTCGTTGGGCGGTGGTTATTGAAGACCATTATAAAAGGCCTATGGATATAGAGTGGGCCAGAGATGGGTTTACTAATGGGTTATTCATACTACAGGCAAGGCCTGAAACGGTCCACGGTAAAAAAAAGGAACCAGCTTTCAGCCTATTTCGGTTAAAAGGTACTTACCCCTGCGTTACCAAAGGTATGGCAGTAGGTAATAAGATTGTTTCCGGAACGGCCCGTATACTGAATACACCTTCAGAAGCAACACGGCTACAGCCCGGGGATATCCTGGTTACAGAGCTGACCAGCCCGGATTGGGATCCTTTCTTAAAAAAAGCTGGGGGTATAATTACTGACAAAGGTGGCCGTACCAGTCACGCATCTATTATTGCACGGGAAATGGGCACTCCTGCTGTAGTGGGTTGTGGAGATGCAACACAGAAAATTACAGATGGAATGCAAATAACTATTAGCTGTGCCGAAGGAAAAGAAGGATATGTTTACAGGGGGCGGGGAGAGTGGACGGAGGAAATGGTCAGACCTGGCAATATACAGATGCCAAATCGGGTAGCACCTATGTTGATCATAAGCGATCCGGATAAGGCATTTCTTTGGTCATTCTATCCTAATAAAGGAGTGGGACTGTTGCGCATGGAATTTATTATCAATAATGTTATCCGCATTCATCCTATGGCCCTGGTACAATATGGAACGTTACGGGATGTTACAGCTAAGAAGCAGATTGAGCGGTTGACCACAGGATATGAAGATAAACGGAAATATTTTATTGAGAAGCTGGCTCAGGCTGTAGCAACAATAGCTGCGGCCTTCTACCCAAAGGACGTGATTGTAAGAATGAGTGACTTTAAAACCAATGAGTATGCTCATTTGCTGGGAGGCGACGCGTTTGAGCCCAAGGAAGAGAACCCAATGCTGGGCTTTCGTGGGGCGTCACGGTACTATCACCCTTTGTACAGGGAGGGCTTTGGGCTGGAGTGTGCAGCAATGAAAAAGGTGAGAGACGAAATGGGATTGACCAATGTTAAGCTTATGATCCCGTTTTGCAGAACAACAGAAGAAGGAAAAAAGGTAATTGCTGTAATGAGGGAGGAGGGATTGATACAAGGAGAGAATGGATTGGAGGTGTACATGATGGCGGAAATTCCATCAAATATTCTGCTGGCTGCTGAATTTGCCAAAATCTTCGATGGTTTTTCGATCGGTTCCAATGATCTGACCCAGCTGATTTTAGGCGTAGACCGGGATTCGGGAATTATAGCCCCTCTGTTTTCCGAAAGAGATCCTGCGGCAATGAAGATGATTGCCGAGATGATATTTCAGGCAAATAAACAAGGAAAGAAAATAGGTCTTTGTGGTCAGCGACCCAGTGATGATCCGGGCTTCGCTGAGTTCCTGGTTGAAGCAGGCATTGATAGCATTTCTTTTAACGCGGATGCCTTATTAAGTGGTATCGCCAATATGGTACAGGCAGAACTAAAAATAAGGCCTTTACACTGA
- a CDS encoding Hsp20/alpha crystallin family protein encodes MSKQSLISLKDVFPGVVDDFFTPWSDWFRRNNFFNHDTVPALNVSDEKDRYKITVAAPGLEKSDFDVDVDDNVLTISASSEKEHEENEKKYRRREYSYSSFSRTLTLPSDVKTDAIEAHYDKGILTLELPKNKDGEERVEKKVAVK; translated from the coding sequence ATGTCTAAACAATCTTTAATCAGTTTGAAAGATGTTTTTCCTGGAGTTGTCGATGATTTTTTTACTCCATGGAGCGATTGGTTTCGAAGAAACAATTTTTTCAATCACGACACAGTACCAGCGCTGAACGTTTCTGATGAGAAAGACCGTTATAAGATAACGGTGGCTGCACCTGGATTGGAGAAGAGCGATTTTGACGTAGATGTGGATGATAATGTACTTACTATTAGCGCTAGTTCCGAAAAAGAACATGAAGAGAATGAAAAGAAGTATCGACGCAGGGAGTACAGCTACTCCAGCTTTTCCCGTACACTAACACTTCCCTCGGATGTAAAAACGGATGCAATCGAGGCACATTATGATAAAGGGATCCTTACCCTGGAATTGCCCAAAAATAAAGACGGCGAAGAACGGGTTGAAAAGAAAGTAGCGGTAAAATAG
- a CDS encoding sensor histidine kinase, with protein MNKDTGIGFDVLFTNASLGIMVANELGVIVLVNPFLLKQFGYSEKELLGQKIEKLIPERYHERHVTHVQHYNEHPKNRPMGLGLDLYAIRKNGTEFPVEVSLGSYQTEQGKYVIAFLSDISKRKEVEQALQRLNEELEQKVEERTVTLKSTVKQLAALIAETEAKDTELNRINIFLKNIWNHAEAIIIVTDDASVIRMINPAAERLLQYSGTELVGKKTPSIFLNETEISLSSLLEKANSGISSEVEVYYERKDDTHFPVSQTFTAMRNIKGEIEGYLMIAMDISKRKKAETDLLVALQKEKELSELKSRFVSIASHEFRTPLSTVLSSAYLISKYAEKEDQHRRDKHIQRIVSSVNMLTDILNDFLSVGKIEEGKIQLRRSIFDIKQHLQQITNELNGLLKKNQQIHYQHNGALQIDLDPSLMKHILMNLLSNAIKFSPEDSVIELRSTRTPENLKISVADKGIGISQEDQHHLFERFFRGANAVNVQGTGLGLHIVSKYVELLNGTITCDSQLDTGTTFELNFQMES; from the coding sequence ATGAATAAGGATACCGGCATTGGATTCGACGTCCTCTTCACCAATGCATCATTAGGCATAATGGTAGCAAATGAGCTAGGAGTCATTGTATTAGTAAACCCATTTCTTCTCAAACAATTTGGCTATTCAGAAAAAGAATTGCTTGGGCAGAAAATTGAAAAATTGATTCCCGAACGCTATCATGAACGGCATGTCACTCATGTACAGCACTATAATGAGCACCCCAAAAACAGGCCCATGGGATTGGGCCTGGATTTATATGCAATCCGAAAGAATGGAACGGAATTCCCGGTAGAAGTCAGCCTGGGAAGTTACCAAACAGAACAGGGTAAATATGTGATTGCGTTCTTAAGCGATATCTCTAAAAGAAAGGAAGTAGAACAGGCCTTGCAGCGACTCAACGAAGAACTGGAACAAAAGGTCGAAGAACGAACGGTGACGCTTAAAAGCACTGTAAAACAATTAGCAGCGCTCATAGCAGAAACCGAAGCAAAGGATACCGAACTTAACCGGATTAATATATTCCTAAAAAACATCTGGAACCATGCTGAAGCCATTATTATTGTAACAGATGATGCCAGCGTTATCAGGATGATTAACCCTGCTGCCGAAAGGCTATTGCAATATAGTGGTACAGAATTGGTCGGTAAAAAGACCCCTTCCATTTTCCTGAACGAAACAGAAATATCTTTATCCAGCTTGCTTGAGAAAGCCAATAGTGGAATATCAAGTGAAGTAGAAGTATATTATGAAAGAAAAGATGATACGCACTTCCCCGTCTCTCAAACTTTTACCGCAATGCGTAACATTAAGGGAGAAATTGAAGGATACCTAATGATCGCCATGGATATCTCCAAGCGAAAGAAAGCTGAAACGGACCTGCTTGTTGCGTTGCAAAAGGAGAAAGAACTGAGTGAGTTAAAGTCGAGATTTGTGTCCATTGCTTCCCACGAATTTAGAACACCTCTTAGCACAGTACTCTCATCAGCCTATCTGATATCTAAATACGCCGAAAAGGAAGACCAGCATCGCAGAGACAAGCATATACAGCGTATTGTTTCCTCTGTAAATATGCTCACAGATATATTAAATGACTTTCTTTCTGTAGGAAAGATCGAAGAAGGCAAAATTCAATTACGGCGTAGTATATTCGATATAAAACAACACTTACAGCAGATCACAAATGAGTTGAACGGATTACTAAAAAAAAATCAGCAAATACACTACCAACACAATGGAGCATTGCAAATTGACCTGGATCCATCCCTGATGAAACACATTTTAATGAACTTGCTTTCCAATGCGATAAAATTCTCACCTGAAGATAGCGTTATCGAACTCCGAAGTACACGAACACCAGAGAACCTGAAAATATCAGTCGCTGATAAAGGCATCGGGATCTCGCAGGAAGATCAGCACCATTTGTTTGAACGATTTTTTCGTGGTGCGAACGCAGTGAATGTTCAGGGAACCGGCCTGGGGCTTCATATCGTTAGCAAATATGTTGAACTGTTAAACGGCACCATTACCTGTGACAGTCAATTGGATACAGGAACTACATTTGAGCTCAACTTTCAAATGGAATCCTAA
- a CDS encoding universal stress protein — protein MKKYIVAFDGLKYSESVRDYAIQLATQNNAHLIGVFLDDFMHHSYKIAELLKQDGEFEAKRKKYEQKDEKMRDQSVSDFEKACQHASLTYSLHRNKCVAIQELLHESIFADLLLIDSTETLTSYTEKIPSMFIRDLLSGVYCPVILVPHSFKPINKVILLYDGEPSSVHAIKMLSYTLDALKQLPTTVLTVKADDETLHFPDNKLLKEFLKRHFPKAQYTALKGAPETEIINYLKREKEGIFIALGAYSRSAVSRWFRTSMADVLMKEMKYPLFVAHT, from the coding sequence ATGAAAAAATATATTGTAGCATTTGACGGCCTTAAATATTCGGAAAGTGTTAGAGACTATGCCATCCAGCTTGCAACACAAAACAATGCACATTTAATCGGGGTTTTCCTTGATGATTTTATGCACCACAGTTACAAAATAGCTGAATTGCTAAAGCAAGACGGCGAATTTGAAGCAAAACGAAAGAAATACGAACAGAAGGACGAAAAGATGAGAGATCAGTCTGTGTCTGATTTCGAAAAGGCCTGCCAGCATGCATCGCTAACCTATTCGCTGCATCGTAATAAATGTGTCGCCATACAAGAGTTATTGCATGAAAGTATTTTTGCCGATCTTTTATTAATTGACAGCACAGAAACCCTCACGTCATACACTGAAAAAATTCCGAGTATGTTTATCCGCGACCTGCTAAGCGGTGTGTACTGCCCCGTTATCCTGGTACCACATTCCTTTAAGCCGATCAACAAAGTAATATTATTATATGATGGCGAGCCGTCGTCTGTACATGCTATCAAAATGCTTAGCTATACACTGGACGCTTTGAAGCAATTGCCAACGACAGTATTAACAGTAAAGGCAGACGACGAGACACTGCATTTTCCTGACAATAAATTACTTAAAGAATTCCTGAAACGCCATTTCCCGAAGGCCCAATATACTGCGCTGAAAGGAGCTCCTGAAACGGAAATTATCAATTATCTGAAACGGGAGAAAGAAGGGATATTTATAGCCTTAGGCGCTTATAGCCGTAGCGCGGTCAGCCGTTGGTTCCGGACCAGTATGGCTGATGTATTAATGAAAGAAATGAAGTATCCTTTATTTGTTGCACACACCTAA
- a CDS encoding pyridoxamine 5'-phosphate oxidase family protein produces MFQELSRNQIESVLQHRVFGHIGCHANGLTYVVPICYAYAQGCVFGRTAEGLKLKIMRENPDVCFQVENIETMVKWESVVCWGKFKELNSAEDRQNAIRVLQARIAAKVGSDDLLKSSYWPFAISDSDKDGILFCIELKQMTGRCAIGTNDLGTLKWRYPDARENYIDSL; encoded by the coding sequence ATGTTTCAGGAATTAAGCAGGAATCAGATTGAAAGTGTATTGCAGCATCGGGTTTTCGGCCATATCGGTTGTCACGCCAATGGTCTTACCTATGTTGTCCCTATTTGTTATGCCTATGCTCAAGGCTGCGTTTTTGGCCGAACGGCTGAAGGGCTAAAACTAAAAATAATGCGTGAAAATCCAGATGTATGCTTTCAGGTAGAGAATATTGAGACAATGGTGAAGTGGGAAAGCGTTGTTTGCTGGGGGAAATTTAAGGAGCTGAACTCAGCAGAGGACCGCCAGAACGCGATTCGTGTATTACAGGCACGGATTGCAGCCAAAGTGGGAAGCGACGACCTCCTGAAATCTTCCTACTGGCCGTTTGCTATTTCAGATTCTGATAAAGATGGTATCCTTTTTTGTATAGAACTGAAGCAAATGACAGGCCGTTGTGCCATTGGTACAAATGACCTGGGAACGCTGAAATGGAGATACCCGGATGCCAGGGAAAACTATATTGATTCTTTATAG
- a CDS encoding zinc-dependent alcohol dehydrogenase family protein, with the protein MNLPSTINAMVLYQQGEPLQYATLPMPLPQEGQVLVKVLACGVCRTDLHIIDGELLQPKLPLVPGHEIVGYVVSAGPNVRQLKEGDWIGVPWLGHTCGVCSYCCSGRENLCEHAIYTGYNIDGGYASYTVAWEQFCFPLTESFHDAAAAPLLCAGLIGYRSYRKVPGTARRIGLYGFGAAAHLLLQLAIFEGKEIYAFTRPGDTDGQRFARQAGAVWAGDSLQDPPKPLDAAIIFAPHGPLVPKALADVDRGGIVVCGGIHMSDIPSFSYDLLWQERTICSVANLKRSDGREYLELAPKVPVKASVQLFELQRANDALDALRKGSVQGAAVLVMPQD; encoded by the coding sequence ATGAATTTACCAAGTACTATAAATGCAATGGTGCTATATCAGCAAGGTGAACCATTACAATATGCCACATTGCCTATGCCGCTGCCACAGGAAGGACAAGTGCTTGTTAAAGTATTAGCCTGCGGCGTATGCCGGACAGACCTGCATATTATTGACGGTGAGTTATTGCAGCCTAAATTGCCACTGGTGCCCGGTCATGAGATCGTCGGATATGTAGTAAGCGCCGGACCAAATGTCCGGCAACTAAAAGAAGGCGATTGGATCGGAGTTCCCTGGTTGGGCCATACATGCGGTGTATGCAGTTATTGCTGCAGTGGCCGTGAGAACCTTTGTGAGCATGCGATCTATACAGGGTATAATATAGACGGAGGGTATGCTTCTTATACTGTGGCCTGGGAGCAGTTTTGTTTCCCATTAACTGAAAGCTTTCATGACGCCGCCGCTGCACCACTTTTATGTGCCGGCCTGATTGGTTACCGGTCCTACCGGAAGGTGCCTGGCACAGCGCGTCGGATCGGGTTATATGGTTTTGGAGCGGCTGCCCACCTGCTGTTACAGCTGGCTATCTTTGAAGGAAAAGAAATATATGCCTTCACCCGTCCGGGCGATACCGACGGCCAGAGGTTTGCCCGCCAGGCCGGTGCAGTTTGGGCTGGAGATTCTTTACAGGATCCGCCGAAACCTTTAGATGCTGCAATTATCTTTGCTCCTCATGGTCCACTGGTCCCCAAGGCACTGGCTGATGTTGATAGGGGAGGAATTGTTGTATGTGGGGGAATCCATATGTCTGATATCCCTTCTTTCTCATACGATCTTTTATGGCAGGAACGCACAATTTGTTCGGTCGCCAATTTAAAACGAAGCGATGGGCGGGAGTACCTGGAACTTGCGCCTAAGGTTCCTGTAAAGGCTTCTGTTCAGCTTTTTGAGCTTCAGCGGGCTAATGATGCGCTTGATGCGCTCCGCAAGGGTAGCGTGCAAGGTGCTGCTGTATTGGTAATGCCACAGGATTAA
- a CDS encoding response regulator has translation MTRILLIEDNPEIRENMTEILELAGYEVFTAPNGKDGVDTAIREQPNLILCDIMMPVLDGYGVLHMVQKHPQLQSVPFIFLTAKSERNEIRKGMESGADDYITKPFDSTELLNAIEMRLKKIERLKQPFQGNLEGVNELITVTYGKDYLEELRKDRNINRYKKKQVIYSEGNHPSRLYYIQKGKVKTFKRNDDGKELIVGLYAEGDFLGYLPLMEGRTYRETAEAMEEVELSIIPRSEFEELLGSNPTVMKKFMGILARNVDEKAEQLLAVAYNSLRKKVADTLVTLNRKYNKDNDESFHIDLSRENLAAIAGVAKESLIRMLSELKEEKLIGLQGSKIKILNYPKLEDMFN, from the coding sequence ATGACAAGAATATTGCTTATCGAAGACAATCCAGAAATAAGAGAAAACATGACCGAAATTCTGGAGCTTGCAGGTTATGAAGTATTTACGGCTCCAAACGGGAAAGACGGTGTTGATACCGCCATCAGGGAGCAACCTAATCTCATTCTCTGCGATATTATGATGCCGGTGCTGGACGGTTATGGCGTGCTGCATATGGTGCAGAAACACCCCCAACTGCAAAGCGTTCCGTTCATATTTCTTACCGCAAAATCCGAAAGGAATGAAATCCGCAAGGGAATGGAATCCGGAGCAGATGATTATATCACGAAACCGTTTGATAGTACAGAATTGTTGAATGCGATCGAAATGCGTTTAAAAAAGATTGAACGACTAAAACAGCCGTTCCAGGGCAATCTGGAAGGTGTCAATGAGCTGATAACTGTTACCTATGGTAAAGATTACCTGGAAGAACTCAGAAAAGACAGGAATATTAACCGGTATAAAAAGAAACAGGTTATTTATTCTGAGGGCAATCACCCCTCCCGCTTATATTATATACAAAAAGGAAAGGTAAAAACTTTTAAGCGTAACGATGATGGGAAAGAACTTATTGTCGGGCTATACGCCGAAGGAGATTTCCTGGGCTATCTACCCCTGATGGAAGGGAGAACTTATCGTGAAACTGCTGAAGCTATGGAGGAAGTAGAACTCTCAATTATTCCCCGATCCGAATTTGAAGAATTGCTCGGCAGTAATCCCACCGTGATGAAAAAGTTTATGGGCATATTGGCTCGTAATGTTGATGAAAAAGCTGAACAATTACTTGCAGTCGCTTACAATTCATTACGAAAAAAAGTAGCAGATACTCTGGTCACCCTCAACAGAAAATACAACAAGGATAACGATGAAAGTTTTCATATCGATTTGTCGCGTGAAAACCTGGCCGCAATAGCAGGCGTAGCAAAAGAATCGCTGATCCGTATGCTCAGTGAACTGAAAGAAGAAAAACTAATTGGTCTGCAAGGAAGCAAGATAAAAATTCTGAATTATCCCAAACTGGAGGACATGTTCAACTAA
- a CDS encoding BON domain-containing protein, giving the protein MKSDKTIQQDVIAALQWEPILNAEEIGVAVTNGVVTLSGHVDKYIKKWKAESVAKRVKNVKAVAINISVEISASDNSNDTEIGEAIINAFRWNSLIPQDKIKVKVENGYVTLEGGVEWQYQKQEAYNTIKPLLGVKEVYNLLSVKPAISKALVKDQIKKAMTRNADIKSSKIDIDISGRKVILKGSVGTWQERTLIENAAWCSPGVTNVIDEIEVR; this is encoded by the coding sequence ATGAAATCAGATAAAACAATTCAGCAGGATGTAATAGCAGCCCTTCAGTGGGAACCCATCCTTAATGCCGAAGAAATCGGTGTTGCAGTAACGAATGGAGTCGTAACGCTGAGTGGACATGTTGATAAGTACATAAAGAAATGGAAAGCAGAATCTGTCGCCAAAAGAGTTAAAAACGTAAAGGCCGTCGCAATAAACATTTCTGTTGAAATCTCGGCCAGCGACAACAGCAATGATACAGAAATAGGCGAAGCCATCATCAACGCTTTCCGTTGGAACAGCCTGATACCGCAGGACAAAATTAAGGTTAAAGTGGAAAACGGTTATGTAACGCTGGAAGGGGGTGTTGAGTGGCAATACCAAAAACAAGAAGCATACAACACGATCAAACCGTTGCTTGGAGTCAAAGAAGTTTATAATTTACTATCCGTTAAACCTGCAATTAGTAAAGCATTGGTGAAAGATCAAATTAAAAAAGCAATGACCCGGAATGCCGATATTAAATCCAGTAAAATAGACATCGACATCTCTGGTAGAAAAGTCATTCTAAAAGGATCCGTTGGGACCTGGCAGGAGCGAACGCTGATTGAAAACGCGGCATGGTGTTCGCCAGGAGTAACCAACGTAATTGATGAGATCGAAGTCCGGTAA
- a CDS encoding Hsp20/alpha crystallin family protein, with translation MNGFIEQTTVPALKVSDEKDLYKITVAAPGIHKNDFLLKTIRDELIIKILNDRKQIVQKDPVSKKKDHCDFSCSIILPREVKQSMIAAHLDEGALSIYLPKTSKCPDLKTTIFSNYK, from the coding sequence ATGAACGGCTTTATTGAGCAAACGACGGTACCGGCATTAAAAGTTTCTGACGAAAAAGATCTTTACAAAATCACCGTCGCAGCGCCCGGTATTCACAAAAATGATTTTTTGCTTAAGACAATCCGCGATGAGCTTATCATTAAAATATTAAATGACAGGAAGCAGATAGTGCAAAAGGATCCGGTTTCAAAGAAAAAAGACCATTGTGACTTCTCTTGTTCCATCATTTTACCACGCGAAGTAAAACAAAGCATGATTGCTGCTCATTTGGATGAAGGTGCCCTTTCCATTTACCTGCCTAAAACGTCAAAATGCCCGGATCTGAAGACAACTATATTTTCTAACTATAAATAG
- a CDS encoding universal stress protein — protein MKTILVLVDFSKAAFNAVNYAVEVAMTCKASLFLLYVCDLPVNFTQVPVSLDIDDERLNAEAELIKLKVKIHERTRGDLNIFSEVRNGNFFSEVKSFCEYVRPYIVIMGSQGTSIMEKLVLGGHAVYEMQHLPCTSLAVPCKMRFSEIKKVALAWDFQNPMDRSFIEKIGQLISDFGAELHVISVIIGEKDLLQLRIKTLKSQMEFSRLAPVFHCLEGKKTSKSIMEYVENNGFDLLVLFPGEYSLFEELIFPTHTKKLVLHCSVPIMALHP, from the coding sequence ATGAAAACAATACTTGTTCTGGTAGATTTTTCTAAAGCTGCTTTTAATGCAGTTAACTATGCCGTTGAAGTGGCAATGACCTGTAAAGCAAGCCTATTCCTATTATATGTTTGCGATTTGCCGGTTAATTTTACCCAGGTGCCGGTATCCCTGGATATTGATGATGAGCGTCTCAATGCGGAAGCAGAATTGATAAAATTAAAAGTGAAAATTCACGAAAGAACCAGAGGTGACCTCAATATATTTAGTGAAGTGCGCAATGGCAATTTTTTTTCGGAGGTGAAATCGTTTTGTGAGTACGTCAGACCCTATATCGTCATAATGGGTAGCCAGGGAACTTCCATAATGGAAAAACTGGTGTTGGGTGGACATGCTGTCTATGAAATGCAGCATTTACCATGTACATCGCTCGCAGTGCCCTGCAAGATGAGGTTTTCAGAAATAAAAAAAGTTGCACTTGCCTGGGATTTTCAAAACCCAATGGACCGATCGTTTATTGAAAAAATTGGTCAGCTTATTTCTGATTTTGGTGCGGAATTGCATGTAATTAGCGTAATTATAGGGGAAAAGGATCTTCTTCAGTTACGCATTAAGACCCTGAAATCTCAAATGGAATTTTCGCGTCTGGCACCTGTATTCCACTGCCTGGAAGGTAAAAAGACTTCAAAAAGTATAATGGAGTATGTTGAAAACAATGGATTTGACTTATTGGTTCTTTTTCCCGGAGAATATTCGTTATTCGAAGAGCTGATTTTCCCCACTCATACCAAAAAACTTGTCCTTCACTGTAGCGTGCCCATTATGGCACTTCATCCATAG